One window of the Balaenoptera ricei isolate mBalRic1 chromosome X, mBalRic1.hap2, whole genome shotgun sequence genome contains the following:
- the NHSL2 gene encoding NHS-like protein 2 isoform X1, protein MPTKRQLSEDETTTQGVRAPEASLNLPTTADKQAAWNSPFPLPVLEEKRWLQPCPTHSDIVPINVSGQQFDKHASLRHSLFNTETAVNPKSTLRRRRTIIGFSNYSQRDQGHSNSPTGSVARSTTSDIKPSHSVPGGVHGRVAIGQEAQLSNLTSPVLRNPSSDPEEPLQARGGTKVPGMESMGMVYSVPSSCNGPTESTFSPSWKGDAFTYVTPSATAQSSQDNENGKSPSSGNSWISLHTLPPLVPKEAATFFVTRDTPAGCSGSAGYSEHSTQRRHVSERPSKIGLLTGDTSRLETGPGGASRFRERSLSVPTDTGTTDVDYDEEQKASEACALPYASTSSEGSNSADNIASLSAQQEAQQRRQRSKSISLKKAKKKPSPPTRSVSLVKDEPVLLPEGGSALPKDQRPRSLCLSLEHQGHHSSHPDTQGHPAVPTFKDPEGTQFAHHWYLTDWKSGDTYQSLSSSSTATGTTVIECTQVQGSSESLASPSTSRATTPSQLSIEVEAREVSSPGRPTGLMSPSSGYSSQSETPTPTVSMSLTLGHLPPPSSSVRVRPVVPERKSSLPPTSPVEKMSKSRLSFDLPLTSSTNLDLSGMSISIRSKTKVSRHHSDTNFGAKLAQKTSPNQPIMPMVTQSDLRSVRLRSVSKSEPEDDIESPDYAEESGAEVFTLPERKAKPPIAEKPPLARRPPSLVHKPPSVPEEYPLTSPTLAMTPKTSIQHMRPLPQDIYTVVRKPKSSSFPEGRTLGESTAPSSLVFTPFSSSSGAFFSGTQQPPQGSTEDEGPKGRALPERISLQSQEEAEKKKGKIPPPVPKKPSVLYLPLTSPTTQMEAYTAEPRLPLSPIITLEEDAKCLPTSDHLPLTGTRTTSTPQADSEREASPLGSSMDPSTEEKSVISDKTAEWIAEDDDDVFVASRTTEDLFTVIHRSKRKLLGWKEPGEAFAGGSRPTSHSPIRNTAESPISELAASAGSSGSASLDAGRNDDFKALLQKKGSKATPRSRPSAAELLKTTNPLARRIIAQFSKDYETPDNPST, encoded by the exons ATG CCCACAAAACGGCAGCTGAGCGAGGATGAGACTACCACGCAGGGTGTGAGGGCCCCTGAGGCCTCCCTGAACCTGCCTACCACAGCCGACAAGCAAGCTGCCTGGAAtagccccttccctctgcccgTCCTAGAGGAGAAGCGATGGCTTCAGCCTTGTCCCACGCACTCTGACATCGTGCCCATCAATGTCTCCG GGCAGCAGTTTGATAAACATGCAAGTTTGCGACACTCGTTGTTTAACACAGAGACAGCCGTGAACCCCAAGTCCACCCTGAGGCGGAGGCGGACCATTATTGGATTCTCTAACTATTCCCAGCGAGACCAAG GTCACAGCAACAGCCCCACAGGCAGTGTGGCCCGCTCTACCACCTCAGACATCAAGCCCAGCCATTCAGTTCCAGGAGGTGTTCATGGAAGAGTTGCCATTGGTCAGGAAGCTCAGTTATCAAATCTCACCTCGCCAGTACTGAGAAATCCTTCTAGTGATCCGGAAGAACCTCTCCAGGCACGTGGTGGCACAAAAGTCCCTGGCATGGAGAGCATGGGGATGGTGTACAGCGTCCCCAGTTCTTGCAATGGACCAACAGAATCAACGTTCTCCCCTTCCTGGAAGGGAGATGCTTTTACCTATGTGACTCCAAGTGCCACTGCTCAGAGCAGTCAagacaatgaaaatggaaaaagtcCTTCCTCTGGGAATTCTTGGATCTCTCTGCACACATTGCCACCTCTGGTTCCTAAGGAGGCTGCCACCTTCTTTGTCACTCGTGATACCCCAGCAGGATGCAGTGGGTCCGCTGGCTACTCTGAGCATTCTACTCAACGAAGGCACGTATCAGAACGACCCTCCAAGATTGGCCTCCTGACTGGTGATACCTCAAGGCTGGAGACAGGCCCAGGTGGGGCCAGCAGGTTCCGGGAGCGGTCACTGTCTGTACCCACAGACACAGGCACCACGGATGTGGACTACGACGAGGAGCAGAAGGCCAGTGAAGCCTGTGCCCTGCCTTATGCCAGTACAAGTTCTGAGGGCAGTAATAGTGCCGACAACATTGCCTCCCTTAGCGCCCAACAGGAGGCCCAGCAAAGAAGGCAGAGGTCCAAGAGCATCTCACTCAAGAAGGCCAAGAAGAAGCCTTCCCCTCCGACTCGCAGTGTCTCGCTGGTCAAAGATGAACCAGTCCTCTTGCCAGAAGGTGGGTCAGCGCTACCCAAGGACCAGAGGCCCAGGAGCCTTTGCCTCTCCTTGGAACACCAAGGACATCACTCATCCCACCCAGATACTCAGGGTCACCCAGCTGTGCCAACCTTCAAAGACCCAGAAGGTACACAATTCGCCCACCACTGGTATCTTACTGACTGGAAGTCTGGTGACACCTACCAGTCCTTGTCCAGCTCCAGCACTGCCACTGGCACCACAGTCATCGAGTGCACCCAAGTTCAGGGCAGCTCAGAGTCTCTCGCCTCCCCTTCCACCTCGAGAGCCACAACGCCTTCCCAGCTTTCCATCGAGGTGGAGGCCAGGGAGGTATCCTCCCCAGGAAGGCCCACTGGGCTGATGTCACCCTCCAGTGGATACTCCAGCCAGTCAGAGACACCAACACCCACTGTCTCCATGTCCTTGACCCTGGGCCACTTGCCCCCTCCAAGCAGCAGTGTCCGGGTGCGTCCAGTGGTACCTGAGAGGAAGTCATCACTACCCCCAACATCACCAGTGGAGAAAATGTCCAAGTCACGGCTATCGTTTGACCTACCGTTGACCTCTTCAACCAACCTGGATCTGTCTGGGATGAGTATCTCCATCCGAAGCAAAACCAAGGTGAGCCGGCATCACTCGGATACAAATTTTGGGGCCAAGCTGGCCCAGAAAACTAGCCCCAACCAGCCAATCATGCCCATGGTTACTCAGTCTGACTTACGTTCTGTTCGCCTGAGGTCAGTCAGCAAGTCTGAACCGGAAGATGACATTGAGAGCCCTGACTATGCTGAGGAGTCAGGAGCCGAAGTCTTCACCttgccagagagaaaggcaaaacCTCCCATAGCCGAGAAGCCCCCACTGGCCCGAAGGCCTCCAAGCTTGGTCCACAAGCCACCGTCTGTCCCCGAGGAGTACCCACTAACTTCGCCTACCTTGGCTATGACCCCCAAGACCTCAATTCAACATATGAGGCCACTCCCTCAAGATATATACACGGTGGTGCGGAAACCAAAGTCCTCCAGCTTCCCTGAGGGCAGAACCCTGGGGGAGTCAACAGCACCCTCATCTCTTGTTTTCACGCCTTTTTCCAGTTCCTCTGGTGCTTTCTTCTCAGGAACACAGCAACCTCCCCAGGGAAGTACGGAGGATGAGGGCCCCAAGGGGAGAGCCCTACCTGAAAGAATTAGCCTCCAGAGCCAAGAAGAagctgagaaaaagaaaggcaagatTCCACCTCCTGTACCAAAAAAGCCCAGCGTGCTGTACCTGCCTCTCACCTCACCTACAACTCAAATGGAGGCCTACACGGCTGAACCAAGGCTGCCTCTCAGCCCCATCATCACCCTGGAGGAAGATGCCAAGTGTCTCCCAACCAGCGACCACCTGCCATTGACTGGTACAAGGACAACCTCCACGCCACAGGCTGACAGTGAAAGGGAGGCAAGCCCTCTGG GGAGCTCGATGGACCCAAGCACCGAAGAAAAAAGTGTAATCAGTGATAAAACAGCCGAATGGATTgcggaagatgatgatgatgtgttTGTGGCTTCACGAACAACTGAAGATTTATTTACTGTGATCCACAG GTCCAAAAGAAAGCTGCTTGGCTGGAAGGAGCCTGGTGAGGCCTTTGCTGGTGGCAGCAGACCAACCTCCCACTCACCAATAAGGAACACGGCTGAGTCTCCCATCAGTGAGTTGGCTGCCTCTGCAGGGTCAAGTGGCAGTGCCAGCCTAGATGCTGGCAGAAATGATGATTTCAAGGCCTTGCTACAGAAGAAGGGAAGCAAGGCAACTCCAAGGTCCCGCCCCTCAGCAGCAGAACTGCTGAAGACCACTAACCCACTGGCTCGGCGAATTATTGCACAATTTTCAAAAGACTACGAAACCCCTGATAACCCCAGTACCTAA
- the RTL5 gene encoding retrotransposon Gag-like protein 5: MSEAAGNLNSLRMANVALREELNALRGENANLGLQLGRALAEVNSLRGNVSSYMRWPVPVVPVLSEENFEFPLSEIDAVPEGELPFLCWPPPRAEPEYAPDELLISVIQDCGTSGGPVDPPPLPSPPPPALPPPSAKELPPQPPLPPLERPEIEPFSGDPVYLAEFLMQLETFIADHEDHFPGGAERVSFLISFFAGEAKDWAVSVTQEGSPLHANFPRFLDEIRKEFCGPIPPSVAKKAIRKLKQGDCTLGSYADAFQFLAQFLSWDDCRLQNQFLKGLSEFFRKELLWSTEMADLDELILECVEIERKVRVPKPIPLPGVRNIFFPFAADRNLEGEEGEECHSGDEDEEACRRRLQDKDQGRRVRAIQQETRGEEGEKRGKREEEMRKKELKQKGEEDEEEEEEEEEEEEEEEAEEEEEEGMRKKRKKEEEDQNKDEKDDEHEGGRQEPEQELEQEPEQEQETEDETQDDDLDELMEIEPTYANASSQTSGYYHENFLDVSPPIIQPSRRRNQNRVPLLEGLPGTNSPFYSSPPLIRRAGRLGQRQIRRRPPVLFRLTPRQGAHRAARGRIRV, from the coding sequence ATGTCCGAGGCGGCCGGGAATCTCAATAGCCTCCGCATGGCGAACGTGGCCCTGCGAGAAGAATTAAATGCCCTTCGCGGGGAGAATGCCAATCTGGGCCTTCAGCTCGGCAGAGCCCTGGCCGAGGTCAATTCCTTGCGGGGCAATGTCTCGAGCTACATGCGCTGGCCGGTGCCCGTGGTGCCCGTCCTTTCCGAGGAGAACTTTGAGTTCCCGCTCAGTGAGATCGACGCTGTTCCTGAGGGAGAACTGCCCTTCCTGTGCTGGCCTCCCCCGCGCGCCGAGCCCGAGTACGCCCCAGACGAACTGTTGATTAGCGTGATCCAGGATTGCGGCACCTCCGGCGGGCCCGTCGACCCACCCCCGCTGCCCAGCCCGCCCCCGCCGGCGCTGCCCCCGCCCTCGGCCAAGGAGCTGCCCCCGCAGCCTCCTCTGCCGCCGCTGGAGCGGCCCGAGATAGAACCCTTCTCGGGCGACCCAGTCTACCTGGCTGAATTCCTGATGCAGCTAGAGACTTTCATAGCCGACCATGAGGATCATTTCCCCGGGGGCGCTGAGCGGGTGTCCTTTCTGATCTCCTTTTTCGCTGGTGAAGCCAAGGACTGGGCCGTCTCAGTCACCCAGGAAGGAAGCCCCCTGCATGCCAACTTCCCGCGCTTCCTGGATGAAATCCGTAAGGAATTCTGTGGCCCCATCCCCCCAAGCGTGGCAAAAAAAGCCATCCGCAAGCTCAAGCAGGGAGACTGTACCCTGGGCAGCTATGCAGATGCTTTTCAGTTCCTGGCTCAATTCTTGTCTTGGGATGACTGCCGCCTTCAAAACCAATTCCTCAAAGGCCTGTCAGAATTCTTCCGCAAGGAGCTCTTATGGTCAACTGAAATGGCCGACCTGGATGAGCTGATTCTCGAGTGCGTGGAGATAGAAAGAAAAGTGCGTGTCCCCAAGCCAATCCCACTCCCTGGGGTTCGCAATATCTTCTTCCCTTTTGCAGCAGACCGTAATCTCGAAGGTGAAGAGGGAGAAGAGTGCCACAGTGGGGATGAAGATGAAGAGGCATGCAGGCGCAGGCTCCAGGACAAGGACCAGGGGAGGCGCGTGAGAGCTATTCAGCAAGAGAccaggggggaggagggggagaagagggggaagagggaggaagagatgaGGAAGAAGGAGCTGAAACAAAAAggggaggaggacgaggaggaggaagaagaagaggaggaggaagaagaggaggaggaagcagaggaggaagaggaggaggggatgaggaagaagaggaagaaggaggaggaagatcaGAATAAGGATGAGAAAGACGATGAACATGAGGGTGGCCGCCAGGAACCAGAGCAGGAGCTCGAGCAGGAGCCAGAACAGGAGCAAGAGACAGAGGATGAGACCCAAGATGATGACCTGGATGAGCTGATGGAGATAGAGCCCACCTACGCCAATGCTTCATCCCAGACTTCTGGCTACTATCATGAAAATTTCCTAGATGTGTCACCTCCCATCATACAGCCCAGCAGACGGAGGAACCAGAATCGAGTCCCACTTCTGGAGGGCCTTCCAGGTACCAATTCACCATTCTACAGTTCGCCGCCACTGATTCGCCGGGCAGGTCGTCTGGGGCAACGCCAAATACGACGCCGTCCCCCGGTGCTATTCCGCCTCactccaaggcagggggcccacCGGGCTGCGCGGGGCCGCATTCGCGTGTGA